Proteins encoded in a region of the bacterium BMS3Abin14 genome:
- the ilvB gene encoding acetolactate synthase large subunit: MQMTGAEMLIKSMRDEGVEILFGYPGGVLLEFYDALFKSGMRHVLTRHEQATAHAADGYARATGRVGVCMATSGPGATNLVTGIATAYMDSVPIVAFTGQVPTHMIGGDAFQEADIVGVTRPITKHSYLVKKTEDIPLVVQEAFYIASSGRPGPVVVDLPKDVLAGKGKYRRADKVEIRGYKPKVNGHPGQLKRVINEVQKAKKPVIYAGGGVIISDATGELVKFAEMNRIPVTNTLLGLGGFPGDHPLFVGMLGMHGTYQANMTIHNSDLIIAIGARFDDRVTGNVKKFAPNARIVHVDIDPSAISKNIVVHVPVVGDVKNVLKGLNELQAGQESVWEEIRERWLNEVRDWGDERPLEYDRKSSILKPQYVVEKLNELAPDDAIIATEVGQNQMWVAQFYRFCRPRTLLSSGGLGTMGYGFPAAMGAQFAYPDRLVIDVAGDGSFQMNLQELATVAQHNLPVKVFILNNGFLGMVRQWQELFYGARYASTCLSSNPDFVKVAEAFGVRGIRIDGKAEVEAGIREALAHPGPVLVDCTVDREEGVYPMVPPGAGSSEMIFGPVRKKETKLKAVK; encoded by the coding sequence ATGCAGATGACCGGCGCTGAAATGCTCATAAAATCCATGAGGGACGAGGGTGTTGAAATCCTGTTCGGTTATCCGGGCGGAGTTCTCCTCGAATTCTACGACGCACTCTTCAAGAGCGGCATGCGGCATGTGTTGACGCGGCACGAACAGGCCACAGCCCACGCTGCTGACGGCTATGCCCGCGCCACGGGCAGGGTGGGGGTATGCATGGCGACGTCCGGCCCGGGGGCGACCAATCTGGTTACCGGAATCGCCACCGCCTATATGGATTCGGTGCCTATCGTGGCCTTCACCGGGCAGGTGCCGACTCACATGATCGGCGGGGATGCCTTTCAGGAGGCCGATATCGTCGGCGTGACCCGGCCTATCACAAAACACAGCTATCTCGTCAAGAAGACAGAGGATATTCCCCTAGTGGTACAGGAAGCATTTTATATCGCCTCTTCCGGGCGCCCAGGACCCGTGGTTGTCGATCTTCCCAAGGACGTTCTCGCCGGTAAGGGAAAGTACCGGCGGGCCGATAAGGTTGAGATCAGGGGATACAAACCCAAGGTGAATGGTCACCCCGGACAGCTCAAGCGGGTGATAAACGAGGTGCAGAAGGCCAAAAAACCGGTTATATACGCCGGCGGCGGCGTCATCATCTCCGACGCTACCGGGGAATTGGTGAAATTCGCTGAAATGAACCGGATTCCCGTGACCAATACGCTCCTCGGCCTGGGGGGCTTCCCGGGCGACCATCCCCTTTTCGTCGGAATGCTTGGAATGCACGGGACCTACCAGGCCAACATGACCATTCACAATTCGGATCTCATTATTGCCATTGGGGCCCGTTTTGATGACCGTGTGACCGGAAATGTAAAAAAGTTTGCTCCCAACGCGAGGATTGTCCACGTTGACATTGATCCATCCGCCATCAGCAAGAACATCGTTGTCCACGTCCCCGTGGTCGGAGACGTGAAGAACGTGCTGAAAGGGTTGAATGAATTGCAGGCCGGCCAGGAGTCCGTCTGGGAGGAAATCCGTGAAAGATGGCTAAATGAGGTCAGGGATTGGGGCGATGAGCGCCCCCTTGAATACGACCGCAAAAGCAGCATACTCAAGCCCCAATATGTCGTTGAAAAGCTGAATGAACTTGCACCTGACGATGCCATAATCGCCACGGAAGTGGGACAGAACCAGATGTGGGTCGCTCAGTTCTACAGGTTCTGCCGTCCGCGAACCCTCCTCTCCTCGGGGGGGCTTGGCACGATGGGATACGGTTTTCCCGCGGCAATGGGCGCGCAGTTCGCGTATCCCGACAGGCTGGTTATTGACGTTGCCGGGGACGGCAGTTTTCAGATGAATCTCCAGGAACTCGCTACTGTGGCCCAACACAACCTTCCTGTTAAGGTCTTTATCCTGAATAACGGATTCCTGGGCATGGTCCGTCAGTGGCAGGAGCTGTTTTACGGGGCGAGATACGCATCTACATGCCTTTCCTCCAATCCCGACTTCGTCAAGGTGGCGGAGGCATTCGGGGTCAGGGGAATCCGGATCGACGGGAAAGCGGAGGTGGAAGCCGGCATCAGGGAAGCGCTGGCACACCCGGGACCCGTTCTGGTGGATTGCACCGTTGATCGTGAGGAGGGTGTCTACCCCATGGTGCCGCCCGGGGCAGGCAGTTCCGAGATGATTTTCGGACCTGTGAGAAAGAAGGAAACGAAGCTTAAAGCCGTGAAGTAA
- the ilvD gene encoding dihydroxy-acid dehydratase yields the protein MSRKLISDRVKKGPERAPARALLYATGVTRSSMERPHIGVFTSFTDIIPGHIGMRELERAIEKGVHSGGGVSFLVGVPGMCDGIAMGHAGMRYSLPTREWISDLVEAVSQGHAFDGIVLLTNCDKITPGMLMAAARLDVPSIVVTAGPMHSGMYRGSRRSLVRDTFEAVGLYQAGGIDEAELECLAQEACPGAGSCQGMYTANTMACVTEALGMSLPGCATGLAGFSKKRRLAFESGERVVAMVEEGLSPSRILTQEAFANGIAVDMALGGSSNTALHVLAIAHEAGVKVDLALFDEISARTPHIANIRPGGEHFMEDLEYAGGVPAIMNRLLPLLAASMTVSGMDIRDIASKAPVLDPEVIHSTDTPYHSQGGIAVLRGNLAPDGSVVKQTAVSEDMQFFEGPARVFECEEDAMTAVMGNEVTNGDVLVIRNEGPKGGPGMREMLSVTSAIHGMGLKVALITDGRFSGGTRGPCIGHISPEAAAGGPMGLVREGDKITIDIPGRTLDVGISDDEMARRKDAWVPPEPRVKKGILGRYARLVRSASTGAILD from the coding sequence TATCGGTGTTTTTACAAGCTTTACGGATATTATCCCCGGACACATCGGGATGAGGGAACTTGAAAGAGCCATTGAAAAGGGCGTTCATTCCGGGGGTGGAGTTTCCTTTCTCGTGGGCGTTCCCGGGATGTGTGACGGGATTGCAATGGGCCACGCGGGGATGCGTTACAGCCTCCCGACCCGTGAGTGGATCTCCGATCTTGTGGAGGCGGTCAGCCAGGGCCACGCCTTCGACGGTATTGTTCTGCTGACCAATTGCGACAAGATCACCCCGGGCATGCTGATGGCCGCGGCGAGGCTGGATGTCCCGTCCATCGTTGTAACCGCCGGCCCCATGCATTCCGGTATGTACAGAGGCAGCCGGCGTTCACTGGTTCGGGATACCTTCGAGGCGGTAGGCCTTTATCAGGCGGGCGGCATCGATGAGGCCGAGTTGGAGTGCCTGGCCCAGGAGGCTTGTCCGGGCGCCGGGTCGTGCCAGGGAATGTACACCGCCAATACCATGGCCTGTGTCACAGAGGCTCTGGGAATGTCTCTTCCCGGGTGTGCCACCGGCCTCGCCGGGTTTTCAAAAAAACGGCGCCTTGCCTTCGAATCCGGAGAACGCGTAGTCGCCATGGTCGAGGAGGGTCTGTCCCCTTCGCGCATCCTGACTCAGGAGGCGTTTGCCAACGGTATCGCGGTAGATATGGCCCTTGGAGGGTCAAGTAATACGGCCCTTCACGTTCTGGCGATAGCCCACGAGGCCGGGGTCAAGGTTGATCTTGCCCTTTTCGATGAGATAAGTGCACGCACGCCGCATATCGCCAACATTCGGCCCGGCGGGGAACATTTCATGGAGGACCTCGAGTACGCCGGCGGCGTCCCGGCCATCATGAACCGGCTCCTTCCTCTCCTCGCGGCTTCCATGACCGTTTCGGGGATGGACATCAGGGATATCGCCTCGAAGGCCCCGGTGCTGGACCCGGAGGTAATTCACTCTACGGATACCCCCTATCACAGCCAGGGCGGCATCGCCGTGCTCAGGGGCAATCTTGCCCCTGACGGCAGCGTGGTCAAGCAGACAGCCGTGTCTGAAGATATGCAGTTTTTCGAGGGGCCCGCCCGCGTTTTTGAGTGTGAGGAGGACGCCATGACTGCGGTCATGGGCAATGAGGTAACGAATGGTGATGTGCTCGTAATCAGGAACGAGGGTCCCAAGGGAGGGCCAGGGATGCGAGAGATGTTGTCCGTGACTTCGGCCATCCACGGGATGGGGCTTAAGGTCGCTCTGATCACCGATGGCCGGTTTTCCGGTGGGACCCGGGGGCCGTGCATCGGGCATATTTCTCCGGAGGCAGCCGCAGGCGGCCCAATGGGACTGGTCCGGGAGGGAGACAAGATCACCATCGATATCCCAGGCCGCACCCTGGATGTGGGAATCTCCGATGATGAGATGGCTAGGCGCAAGGATGCATGGGTTCCCCCTGAGCCAAGGGTAAAAAAGGGTATTTTGGGCCGTTATGCGCGGCTCGTTCGGTCAGCCAGTACCGGGGCCATCCTGGATTAG